From the Cryptomeria japonica chromosome 2, Sugi_1.0, whole genome shotgun sequence genome, one window contains:
- the LOC131046201 gene encoding triacylglycerol lipase 1, producing MVAFRNTWFAVNILLLCLKWDTLHVICIDLGSVQIAHPVANPNGMCATFVWSKGYDCAEFIVPTKDGFLLSMQRMSRPRFRHAHKEPVFLYHGIFQGGEGWLLDEPKESLAFILADSGYDVWIGSTRTTNFTYGHITYNRKQKEFWDWSCDELVSYDLPAMLYFVNNMTRQPIYYVGYSQGAMVGFAAFTQKEIAGLVKKAAMLSPVAYLNKIPSPLIRAAAFFLVDQVDLLLLHMYEFNPSSPEVDQLSKRICGNAGSGCGDLSTLVTGPTCCINKSRTAYYNKYRQSTATKNLAQLAQLLRSGKFGKYDYGFFGNLAKYWSISPPSYDLSAIPKRLPFFLAHGGKDRVADAEDVRHVAAKLPGEVKVLFKPKYDHEDFLHGTSSWVEVYPYLLEFFHGRK from the exons ATGGTGGCGTTTAGGAATACATGGTTTGCGGTTAACATATTATTGCTTTGTCTGAAATGGGACACCCTCCATGTGATTTGTATAGATTTGGGTTCTGTGCAGATAGCTCACCCAGTTGCCAATCCTAATGGAATGTGTGCCACATTTGTATGGTCTAAAGGATATGACTGTGCAGAGTTCATT GTTCCCACCAAGGATGGATTCTTACTCTCTATGCAAAGGATGTCCCGTCCAAGATTTCGCCATGCCCACAAAGAACCTGTTTTCTTATATCATGGAATTTTCCAG GGTGGTGAGGGGTGGCTTCTGGATGAGCCCAAAGAGTCTTTGGCTTTTATCTTGGCAGACTCTGGTTATGATGTGTGGATTGGAAGCACGCGTACAACCAATTTCACCTATGGTCACATAACTTACAACAGAAAACAGAAG GAATTCTGGGATTGGAGTTGCGATGAACTGGTATCTTATGATCTGCCAGCAATGCTCTATTTTGTAAATAATATGACACGACAACCCATTTACTACGTTGGGTATTCTCAG GGGGCAATGGTTGGATTTGCAGCTTTTACTCAAAAGGAGATAGCCGGCCTTGTGAAGAAGGCTGCCATGCTTAGCCCAGTGGCATACTTAAATAAGATTCCCTCACCCTTGATCAGAGCCGCTGCTTTTTTCCTAGTAGATCAG GTCGATTTGCTTCTTCTTCACATGTATGAATTCAATCCTTCAAG TCCGGAAGTAGATCAGCTTTCAAAGAGGATATGCGGAAACGCAGGATCTGGTTGTGGGGATTTATCTACCTTAGTCACTG GACCCACCTGCTGTATTAATAAGTCGAGAACGGCATACTATAATAAATACAGGCAGTCAACAGCCACTAAGAACCTAGCACAGTTGGCTCAGT TACTACGCTCTGGAAAATTTGGGAAATATGACTATGGTTTCTTTGGAAATCTAGCCAAGTATTGGAGTATTTCCCCTCCTTCATATGATTTATCAGCAATTCCAAAGAGGCTACCATTTTTTCTAGCACATGGAGGAAAAGATAGAGTGGCAGATGCAGAGGATGTGAGACATGTGGCTGCTAAGCTGCCTGGAGAAGTGAAAGTATTATTCAAGCCCAAGTACGATCATGAGGACTTCTTACATGGAACCTCTTCCTGGGTCGAAGTATATCCCTATCTGCTAGAGTTCTTCCATGGAAGGAAATAA